The Neurospora crassa OR74A linkage group V, whole genome shotgun sequence sequence TGAGGCGCACTAAACAAAGCTAACAAGCTTCTTTTTAGAGCGCAGATAGGGCCCTGTCTTCGATCGGaatttctttcctctttcgtCTTCTCGGATAGGAAATGTGTTGATGCTGTTAGTGTAGAGCGGTGCAAAGGGACCCTCTGAAAGTCGAGAAGCGAACAAATCATGCCAAAGTTCAGCGCCGGAACACGTTCCGCCAGGGGTGCTTAACTGTTTGCTCTGACCGCAAAGAAACCTACAACCTCACTCTATCGGACAAAATTTCCTACCTTGTCGAACCATGACTGTCAACCTCCCTTGTGATGCCAacggttctttttttttcttctgtaCTTTCCATCCGCACTCCACTCTATATTCCTACCCGATCAACGGACGAACAAGAATGGAACCGAAGTAACGAAACAAAACAGCCCTACCCAGCAAGCACCTATCcacctttcttttctccaaTCTCACCAACCTCCCAGTGTTCCCCGTGCCTTGAATCTTGGACACACAAACACCAGGTGTAGACGCAACTCGCGCTCACGACGCTGACATAGCATTACGTCCCGCCAGTCTGGTTACAGATAAGCCCCCCTTCATCGGACCGCAAGCCCATGACAGGCCCGTTGTTGGCTGGTTGTATGAGAAAGGAAATATTCGCCTGTGAGGAAAAGAACGGAGACGGTGGAGAACAATGAATAACTACAGGCTGTGTCCTCTCCTTCGAGAAAGAGATAAACAACAAAAGTGGATATCGGCGTACGATCTTGGTTCCAGTCGTGCCATCGAAGCTGACTTTCCAGTCATTCCCAGATGGGGGTCTTCGTTGAATCTTCTCGATCTTCAAGACGTTTCAACTGGTGCTCTTATCCTGTAGctatctacctaccaacCGGGATATAACATATACACACCGTCTAACCTGCCTGTTCCACCTGGATCAACCCCAGACTTCTTCCAAGACTTCCTTCCAAGGGTAGCCGCGCCGAACGGGTACTTGGAGCCGGGATGCTGCTGTTCCAGCCCACTTCCTTTCTCCatgtcttcttccttttcctcggcCTAAGCTAGTTGCTCGATCCACAGACCGGGCGGGACCCTTCCGGGAACCCCCAGTTCATCTTGCACTGGCCTGGCGGCTCCGCCCAACAGCTATACACTAGGTTACTGACATCCAACCATCCCGATCCGGCCAGAGATAGGAGCCCGAACTGGTATCGGCGATGCGGTGGGATGTGGGTAGGATGGGATCAAACCGATTATCGTTCGTGCCTAGTTGGGTTGCGTTGACAGTGGAACATACCATCCTCCATGTCAGACAGTCTGGCTCGACTCCATCCGTCGAGATCGGAATAGGAAAGAGTgcgcggtaggtaggtaggtagtagtggtATTGGATGGAGTGAAAAGTCTGTTGACTAACTGTACACATAAAGAGAGGCAAACTTACGACTAGTGGTCACTTGAGAGATATAAAGAGGGCATGtgctctcctccttcgaaGTCGTTCTCGTCATTGTAAAATAAGAAACTCATCATCAGCACACGACCGACCGACAGTTACTCAACCTTTGGCTTTAAGAACCTTGATAGGTAAGTGTGCACGAAGATGGTACTTTACGCCGAACACATGGCCTTTGTATACTGACCTCGTCATACAGATTCGAAAAGCATAAGAACGGCCTACTTCCCCTCTTGAGATATCTACCTTGCCTGCTCTCTTGCATCACCCAGAAGATCGACTGGACATATTCTGTCACGAACATCCCCATCTTACCTCCCTCCTTGAACGTCTATCAAGCCTTCACCTGTCAACGCCTACCAAGTTCAACAACCCCCCTCAGTTCCCATCAAGATGGCCCCCTCAGCCACCTATCCCATCATCAGCACCACGCACTCAGGCGCCGACCTCGAAGCCATCTCCGACGCCGTCGACGAGATCAACGTCCTCAAATTCAAAGCCGCCCAACAAGTCACCGAGATtctcaacgacaacaacaacaactcgtCTGTCCCATCTTCTCCCACCTCCgaatcctcctccaccagccatgaagaagaagaagaagaagaagaagaagacctcgGCGACTTCGACGCCCCCTCCCACTTCGACTCTACAAAGGACCACTCCCGCTTCCGGCAATACACCACCGCCGAATCGCGCGTACTCAACTTCTACACCGAACAACACACCAAGCAAACCGTCTCGCACAACCTCGCTGCTCGCGCCCACTTCAACTCGCCCGACCGTAAGCGGCCCGAGATGACCATCTGGCAAGCCATCGAGTGCTTAAACTCGTTAATCGACGAGTCCGATCCCGACACGGAACTCAGCCAGATCCAGCACCTGCTGCAGTCAGCCGAAGCAATCAGACGCGACGGCAAGCCGCGGTGGATGCAGCTCGTAGGACTGATTCACGACTTGGGCAAACTGATGCTTTTCTTCGAGCTGGCGTCAGGGCAGTGGGACGTAGTCGGCGACTCGTTCCCTGTCGGATGTAAGTTCAGCGAAAAGTGTATTTTGCATGAGAGCTTCAGTGCGAATCCGGATTCGGGACACGCGGTGTATAGTACCGAGCATGGGATTTATGCGCCGGGGTGTGGGATTGAGAATCTGATGATGAGTTGGGGCCATGATGAGTATTTGTATCAGGTTGTGAAGGACCAGAGTACGATCCCGAGGGAAGGGCTGGCGATGATTAGGTTTCATAGCTTTTATCCGTGGCATCGCGAGGAGGCGTACGGGTGGGCgatgaaggagggggatgagGAGTTGAGGAGGGCGGTCAGGGCGTTTAATCCGTATGATCTCTATTCGAAGAGTGATGAGCCGGTGGATGTGGAGGCTGTTAAGGTgagtttcttctttttttcccttttgaGGTGCCTACCTGGGAGAaaagggagagagaaaagatgCTAACGATGAGATGGGCAGCCTTACTACATGGAGTTGATTGATGAGTTCTTCCCGAACAAGGTCATCAAGTGGTAGACGACCGAGACCAAGACCACGACCACAGAACCATCGTCACTTGTAACGATGTTGAAGAAGCGGCACTTTGGCCCACAAGCTGACCTTTCTGGGCGATGGAACAACGACACGAGTTAACGGCTTCCGCTCAGACATGCATCCTTTCTTTACCTGTCATTGTCTTTTGTGTTTATGTCACGGCGTCATGGCGTCACGGTGTTGTTAGGTAGACACGCACTGACCTGCGTTGTGTTTCATTTCCTTTCTCCCACTTAGAGGTAGAGTTTTGTTTCTTGCCGTCGGATTTGTGTATCATCGCATCCGTCAGGCACAGCGATGTTATTTCCTTTTTCAGTTcagtaccttacctacccgtACTTGACTGATCCGTCCCAGTCGAATGTTTGTCGCGCCATAGGAAGGGGCTGATGAATAGAACCAAGCGTTGATTTTTCAAGTATGCTTTTCGTGCTGAACACTCGTCGCTTGTCATGGACTGTGCCAGTGGCGATTGTTGTGCTCGCCATTACCCTATAATCGCCTGCTTTGGTGCTCCGTGAATCTGGCGAGCATTCTCGCTCAGCAAAGAGCTCAGATCAATCAAAATGGATCAAGCCCTCCTCTATGTCCTTCCATGAACAATTTTGACGTTGTGGCCCCCAGACGCTCGCTCATTTTCAAGACGCGCTCAAGAAATGATTTCCTTGTCCGCATCGGGTGTTCAACTGCCTGCCATTGTTTTGGCCAAGTGAAGCAGCACGACCACTTGGTCCACGTCCATGCTCAGCCGAACCAACCTGCTTTCACAAGGCTTGGTCATGCTCATTCCTCGCTTCATCCGTTCCCAGCTCAACCGCTTCAGCTCCCCGATCACAAACATGGAGCCCGGCATCGGACAACTCATCCTCTTGTCTCAACGGGATCGACGGCCCTGATTTGGAAGCAAATCTCTGGTTTCCCGTCTCGCTGTATCGCACcaaaataggtaggtagcaccAAATGTCTCGGATACGGCAAGCCAGTGCCACATTGCAACCTACACCCGTGCCACGC is a genomic window containing:
- a CDS encoding myo-inositol oxygenase, whose amino-acid sequence is MAPSATYPIISTTHSGADLEAISDAVDEINVLKFKAAQQVTEILNDNNNNSSVPSSPTSESSSTSHEEEEEEEEEDLGDFDAPSHFDSTKDHSRFRQYTTAESRVLNFYTEQHTKQTVSHNLAARAHFNSPDRKRPEMTIWQAIECLNSLIDESDPDTELSQIQHLLQSAEAIRRDGKPRWMQLVGLIHDLGKLMLFFELASGQWDVVGDSFPVGCKFSEKCILHESFSANPDSGHAVYSTEHGIYAPGCGIENLMMSWGHDEYLYQVVKDQSTIPREGLAMIRFHSFYPWHREEAYGWAMKEGDEELRRAVRAFNPYDLYSKSDEPVDVEAVKPYYMELIDEFFPNKVIKW